From Cecembia calidifontis, one genomic window encodes:
- a CDS encoding IS30 family transposase → MNKFKHLSQEQRYQIEALFRNGTSQTKIAAIIGVNKSTVSRELQRNTGKRGRYSGEYKAAVAQNRTDERHRLKRKRIKFTESLKEEARKFLVVDKLSPELISVTWKKQGKEGVCHETLYNWIFTAKKSSHWRYRRDRELYKNLRHGKRKRKRGNYRHTRGIIRERVPIDQRPPVVEKRQRIGDIEVDLMMGKNHKSALLVLVDRATLVTTIEKLDGKNADIIEQKIAKRIQRIGASFFKSITFDNDMAFANHYKIRDKFNIPTFFTRPYTSQDKGTVENRIGLIRAFLPKGTDLNQISREQIQNIETKINNRPIRKFNYLSPIECLMKKLGVAFMT, encoded by the coding sequence CCAGACCAAAATCGCTGCGATTATCGGTGTCAACAAAAGTACTGTATCCAGAGAACTTCAAAGAAATACCGGCAAGAGGGGCCGTTATAGCGGTGAATATAAGGCTGCAGTTGCCCAGAACCGTACAGACGAAAGACATAGACTCAAGAGAAAGCGAATCAAATTTACCGAGTCCCTTAAAGAAGAGGCCCGCAAATTCCTTGTTGTTGACAAATTGAGCCCAGAGCTAATATCGGTCACCTGGAAGAAACAAGGTAAAGAAGGGGTTTGTCATGAGACACTCTACAACTGGATATTTACTGCCAAAAAAAGTAGCCATTGGAGATACCGAAGGGACAGGGAGCTTTACAAGAATCTCCGGCATGGTAAAAGAAAGCGTAAGAGAGGTAATTACAGGCATACCAGAGGAATTATCAGGGAGAGAGTTCCAATTGACCAAAGGCCTCCTGTAGTTGAAAAAAGACAAAGGATAGGAGATATTGAAGTAGACCTTATGATGGGGAAAAACCACAAATCAGCTCTTTTGGTACTGGTGGACAGGGCAACCTTGGTTACTACCATAGAGAAACTTGATGGTAAAAATGCAGATATCATTGAACAGAAAATAGCAAAGAGAATACAGAGAATTGGTGCTTCGTTCTTCAAATCAATCACTTTCGATAATGATATGGCATTCGCAAACCATTATAAAATCAGAGATAAATTCAATATCCCAACATTCTTTACAAGACCATACACTTCACAGGATAAAGGAACAGTGGAAAACAGAATCGGACTTATCAGGGCTTTCCTGCCAAAGGGTACTGACCTCAATCAAATCTCTCGGGAACAGATCCAAAATATAGAAACCAAAATCAATAACAGGCCAATAAGAAAGTTTAATTATCTTAGTCCTATCGAATGTCTAATGAAAAAATTAGGCGTTGCATTTATGACTTGA
- a CDS encoding DUF4097 family beta strand repeat-containing protein: MKNTLRLSLLSLFLLLLIGPQQGFAQMKTLVDVNKKFSGITKIEVSGGSLEVEYIGNKGSEVNVDAFLESNQPNQDIVFVTVGNVLKINHQVSSTKVTIGNMRTKGHIKIQGPQNMELDIKGGSGSIHVENVHSEKTKLTVGSGRISGSNIHSNIQASAGSGSIKLSGITGNIKGMVGSGSSEFEKVKGDLEYSSSSGGMRATSIDGTAHVSLTSGNAKLENVAELGDLKLTSGNFNATNSGLGEQTRISGTSGNFKIQTPSNLNEFNYFLSATSGNITVGNSRAGRNLNIDNGSSKTIRGSITSGNITIVNQ; encoded by the coding sequence ATGAAAAATACACTTAGATTGTCATTACTTTCCCTTTTTCTACTTTTATTGATTGGTCCTCAACAGGGTTTTGCCCAAATGAAAACCTTGGTTGATGTCAATAAAAAATTCTCGGGTATCACCAAAATTGAAGTCTCAGGTGGATCTCTGGAAGTGGAATATATTGGTAACAAAGGCTCCGAGGTCAATGTAGATGCATTTCTTGAATCCAATCAGCCTAATCAGGACATCGTTTTTGTAACGGTAGGCAATGTTCTGAAAATCAACCATCAGGTAAGTTCTACAAAAGTTACCATTGGTAATATGAGAACCAAAGGGCATATAAAAATCCAGGGGCCTCAAAACATGGAACTTGACATCAAAGGAGGTTCAGGCTCAATCCATGTTGAAAATGTACATTCAGAAAAAACCAAGTTAACCGTAGGTTCCGGCAGAATATCCGGCAGCAATATCCATAGTAACATCCAAGCAAGTGCAGGATCAGGTTCCATCAAACTGTCTGGAATAACGGGAAACATCAAAGGAATGGTAGGTTCGGGCTCATCCGAATTTGAAAAAGTTAAAGGCGATCTGGAATACTCCTCCAGCAGTGGCGGAATGAGGGCAACTTCAATTGACGGAACTGCCCATGTCAGTCTTACTTCAGGAAATGCCAAATTGGAAAACGTCGCAGAACTTGGAGATTTGAAACTCACTTCAGGCAATTTCAATGCGACCAATTCTGGCCTTGGAGAGCAAACAAGAATCAGCGGCACTTCGGGTAATTTTAAAATCCAAACCCCTTCCAATCTCAATGAATTCAATTATTTTCTAAGTGCTACATCAGGTAATATCACTGTGGGAAATTCAAGAGCAGGCCGTAACCTGAATATTGATAACGGATCCTCCAAAACTATCAGAGGCAGCATTACCTCGGGAAACATCACGATAGTCAATCAGTAA
- a CDS encoding RagB/SusD family nutrient uptake outer membrane protein has product MKKLHKYIGTAALAAISLFACNPLQLDEIIDPNNPSVQSVSNNASREQIQFLVTGLESRHRDYVFNVTAAWGTFGREVWYLNASDPRFQTDWLGQGGRVPDRAYFGFGVTGGGSWASPFQAIKQADVLIASAQNAATLSDAEKRAVAGFAKTIKGYQFMIPANFVYQNGIRIDISNPLNPGPFVTYEQALDHIKSVLDEGDQDLAAAGAGNFPLRLTPGFAGFNTNAALRQVNRAITARLNAYRKDWTGVLSALEGSFMNLNGDLNAGPAHPYGAPPDQFNPIFYVPNALVTTMIVVHPSVLRDATPGDLRVTNKFLQRTAPPVTVTTDVGPLVGTHQDRRWATNTAAIPFIRNEELILLKAEAHANLGQTAQAVEAINIIRNAAGIGDYSGATTQDALINEILYQRRYSLWLEPWGHRWIDARRYNKLNEIDTSFDGGTVFTQFPHPQAEVNWDNYVGN; this is encoded by the coding sequence ATGAAAAAATTACATAAATATATCGGAACAGCGGCTTTGGCAGCAATAAGTTTGTTTGCTTGTAATCCGCTTCAATTAGATGAAATTATCGATCCCAACAACCCCTCTGTTCAAAGTGTGAGCAACAATGCTTCCAGGGAGCAGATCCAGTTTTTGGTGACCGGCTTAGAATCCAGACACAGGGATTATGTTTTTAACGTAACCGCAGCCTGGGGTACTTTCGGAAGGGAAGTTTGGTACCTGAATGCTTCTGATCCCCGGTTCCAAACAGACTGGTTGGGACAAGGGGGAAGAGTTCCTGACCGTGCTTATTTTGGATTTGGTGTAACGGGAGGAGGCTCTTGGGCTTCACCTTTTCAGGCCATTAAGCAAGCAGACGTTTTGATTGCTTCGGCACAAAATGCAGCCACTCTCAGTGACGCAGAAAAAAGAGCCGTTGCCGGATTTGCAAAGACCATCAAGGGGTATCAGTTTATGATTCCTGCTAACTTTGTTTATCAAAATGGGATAAGAATAGATATAAGCAATCCGCTCAATCCAGGTCCTTTTGTGACTTATGAGCAAGCCTTGGACCACATCAAATCTGTTTTGGATGAAGGGGATCAGGACCTTGCTGCAGCTGGTGCAGGTAACTTTCCTTTGAGACTAACACCAGGCTTTGCCGGTTTTAATACCAATGCAGCTTTGAGACAGGTTAACCGTGCCATCACAGCAAGGTTAAATGCCTACAGAAAAGATTGGACGGGGGTCTTATCTGCCCTAGAAGGTTCTTTCATGAATCTCAACGGCGATCTTAATGCAGGGCCTGCCCATCCTTATGGTGCGCCACCTGATCAATTCAACCCTATCTTCTATGTTCCCAATGCCTTGGTGACAACCATGATTGTGGTGCATCCATCTGTACTAAGGGATGCCACTCCTGGAGACCTAAGGGTTACTAACAAGTTTTTGCAAAGAACAGCACCTCCGGTTACTGTGACCACAGATGTTGGACCTTTGGTAGGTACCCATCAGGATAGAAGATGGGCCACCAATACTGCGGCAATTCCGTTTATCAGAAACGAAGAGCTGATCCTTCTAAAGGCAGAGGCCCATGCTAACCTTGGACAGACTGCTCAGGCAGTTGAGGCCATCAACATTATCAGAAATGCAGCAGGAATCGGTGATTATTCAGGAGCTACCACCCAAGATGCTTTGATCAATGAAATACTCTATCAAAGGAGGTATTCACTTTGGTTAGAACCTTGGGGACATAGATGGATAGATGCCAGAAGATATAATAAGCTAAACGAAATAGATACATCTTTTGATGGGGGGACTGTTTTTACACAATTCCCGCATCCTCAAGCTGAAGTCAATTGGGATAATTATGTAGGTAATTAA
- a CDS encoding endonuclease/exonuclease/phosphatase family protein, whose protein sequence is MRNFLLILLFIQFTEVMAQHQFRILTYNIYHGENPYHKGESITEQVGEFIHSLSPDLVALQEVDSMTVRTESFAGFKLDLTKIWSEKTGMKGFFAKAIDFSEGGYGEAVLSRFPAEFESVNLPLPKGGEGRSMAIAHVRLNDGAKITFAGTHLCHEFEENRSAQVKAIVDHFKDFTHPVIVVGDFNFESSEKGYSLMEEAFVDAAKVTGQARNTYPTDFPAIRIDYVWLMKNGSWEIDLFQVMEEIKYSDHLPVFAVVTLN, encoded by the coding sequence ATGAGAAACTTTTTATTGATATTATTATTCATTCAATTTACTGAGGTAATGGCACAGCATCAATTCAGGATTTTGACTTACAATATCTACCATGGGGAGAATCCCTACCACAAAGGAGAATCCATTACAGAGCAGGTTGGTGAATTCATCCATTCCCTTAGTCCGGATTTGGTGGCCCTACAAGAGGTAGATAGTATGACAGTTCGGACAGAATCCTTTGCAGGTTTTAAACTGGATTTGACAAAAATCTGGTCAGAAAAAACCGGCATGAAGGGATTTTTCGCCAAAGCAATTGATTTCAGTGAGGGTGGCTATGGGGAGGCCGTTTTATCCCGGTTTCCGGCTGAATTTGAATCAGTGAACTTGCCTTTGCCAAAAGGAGGGGAGGGGAGAAGCATGGCCATAGCACATGTGCGATTGAATGATGGGGCAAAGATTACTTTTGCCGGGACACATCTCTGTCATGAATTTGAAGAAAACCGAAGTGCACAGGTTAAAGCAATTGTGGACCATTTTAAGGATTTTACCCATCCGGTGATTGTAGTGGGGGATTTTAATTTTGAATCTTCGGAAAAGGGATATTCTTTAATGGAAGAGGCTTTTGTGGATGCCGCAAAAGTTACCGGACAGGCAAGAAATACATATCCTACAGATTTTCCGGCAATCCGTATTGATTACGTTTGGTTAATGAAAAATGGTTCTTGGGAAATTGATCTTTTCCAAGTAATGGAAGAAATCAAATATTCTGATCATTTACCTGTATTTGCGGTTGTCACTTTGAATTAA
- a CDS encoding dienelactone hydrolase family protein — MEPIKKEDLDQEIFDMYDYYVHGKISRREFTDRLSKYAVGGLTVAALLSFLMPNYAQAKRFEENDPRIVCKYVTYNSPKGAGTMKGLLCMPKDKKGKLSGIVVVHENRGLNPYIEDVAKQAALDGFIAFAPDALTPFGGYPGTDDEGRTLQAQRNRDEMLEDFIAAYEFLKTHQDCNGKVGVVGFCFGGWISNMMAVRIPDLKAAVPYYGGQAPSEDVPSIQAPLLIHYAELDTRVNEGWPAYEEALKANQKTYTTYFYPGVNHGFHNHSTPRYDKDAAELSWKRTIEFFRKYL; from the coding sequence ATGGAACCTATCAAAAAAGAAGATCTTGACCAGGAGATTTTTGACATGTATGATTACTATGTACATGGAAAAATCTCCAGAAGGGAATTTACAGACAGACTTTCCAAATATGCAGTTGGTGGTCTGACAGTGGCTGCTTTACTATCTTTTTTAATGCCGAATTACGCCCAAGCCAAAAGGTTTGAAGAAAATGATCCAAGAATAGTCTGTAAATATGTCACTTACAATTCCCCAAAAGGTGCCGGTACCATGAAAGGCTTACTTTGCATGCCCAAAGATAAAAAAGGGAAACTTTCGGGAATTGTGGTGGTTCATGAAAACAGAGGACTTAACCCATATATAGAAGATGTAGCCAAGCAAGCAGCTTTAGATGGATTTATTGCCTTTGCCCCTGATGCACTGACTCCTTTTGGCGGATATCCTGGCACTGATGATGAAGGCAGAACCTTACAGGCCCAAAGGAACAGAGATGAAATGCTCGAAGATTTCATCGCTGCTTATGAATTTCTAAAAACCCATCAGGATTGCAATGGCAAGGTCGGAGTAGTTGGTTTTTGCTTTGGAGGCTGGATATCAAATATGATGGCGGTGAGGATTCCCGATCTTAAAGCTGCTGTTCCCTATTATGGTGGGCAAGCACCTTCCGAAGATGTACCTTCCATCCAAGCGCCCCTCCTCATCCATTACGCCGAATTGGATACACGTGTCAATGAAGGTTGGCCTGCTTATGAAGAGGCCCTAAAAGCAAACCAAAAAACCTATACCACCTATTTCTATCCTGGAGTCAATCATGGTTTCCATAACCATTCCACACCAAGATATGACAAAGATGCTGCTGAACTCTCCTGGAAGCGTACCATTGAGTTTTTCAGGAAATATCTTTAA
- a CDS encoding SusC/RagA family TonB-linked outer membrane protein — protein MKKFYRFSTTLILILLTAGWSWAQYTVSGTVADERTGEPLIGATILVRNTTSGAVTDLDGRFSITVPGNQAALLVVSSLGYVSQNVNVSPSLTSVQVRLREDATNLEEVVITGLASNVKRSNLANAVSSVSGKELVGTTTIQTTDGALYGKIAGANIRMNSGAPGGGVSIQLRGISSLTGASQPLIILDGVYINNSFQRTGRASVTGAGASNQDDGANRLADLNPNDIESIEVLKGPSAAAIYGTRANAGVIIITTKRGSSGKTQVSLSQDIGFAEPLRLLGVDNWSEEKINFFFPEARRPIELERFRQAVATNTFVDYEDYFYNNRAILSNTRLTVNGGNDKTKFFISGNITAEDGTVRNTGFERYSLRANVDHKISDVIRLGVSSNYIRSNTDRGFTGNQNNTGASIGYNIAYVPNYYDLRRNADGTYPINPYFSENPVAVTDHGINNSVVNRFIQSFTLDADIYKSANSFLRFQLAGGLDFLQNTTLVYLPEFLQFQRGQANPGDALWGKQESFNTNIQGVLVYNWNLGRVNMNSQAGLVRLDFKNDALFNRGRGLAPGQTNLQQATVQQIDQQFFSEVQEAGIFLQQEANFDDKIIGTVGVRWDKSTLNGDPNQFYAFPRASVAVNLANFDFWGSKNTFSALKPRIAYGETAGPVAFGATFTPLGGANIGGLLGSVVSTQIGNTQILPETATELEFGIDAGFFNNKLGLEATYYIKNTQNNIQSLSLSPSTGVTSTPSNEAELENKGIELALFGTVIDKPNFRWNSRLMYWQNRLNMRRLGIPTYVAGGFGAALGTFLYAQGFPPTTIVGTPADPNNPGGFTIWGNAQPKFNMSMINNFTFAKNFEFSFLMEYRKGGDNINLSQFLTDAGGTTKGWFDDDNGDGIPNGRQRPPAPFNNAGRWVQDATFLKIREIGLYYSIPKTTITETFGRSVENIRVGASMNNAFLFTNYQGYDPETSTFGAQAVANNVDITPYPTPRRVFFHITIDF, from the coding sequence ATGAAAAAATTTTACAGATTCAGCACTACCCTCATCCTCATTCTGCTTACGGCAGGATGGAGCTGGGCACAGTACACCGTTTCAGGTACTGTTGCCGATGAGCGGACAGGAGAGCCTTTGATAGGGGCAACCATTCTCGTCAGGAACACCACTTCAGGTGCAGTTACTGACCTGGATGGTAGATTTAGCATTACTGTCCCTGGAAATCAGGCAGCATTATTGGTGGTGTCATCATTGGGTTATGTCAGCCAAAATGTGAATGTCAGCCCGAGTTTAACATCAGTTCAGGTGAGGTTAAGGGAAGATGCCACCAACCTGGAAGAGGTTGTAATTACAGGTTTGGCTTCAAATGTCAAAAGAAGTAACCTTGCCAATGCAGTTTCTTCCGTTTCAGGTAAGGAGCTCGTCGGAACCACTACCATTCAAACAACGGATGGCGCCCTGTATGGAAAGATCGCAGGGGCTAATATCAGGATGAATTCCGGCGCACCGGGTGGAGGTGTTTCCATTCAGCTTCGTGGTATTTCCAGTTTGACCGGAGCATCCCAACCCCTAATTATCTTAGATGGGGTTTATATCAACAACTCTTTCCAAAGAACTGGCCGTGCCTCGGTAACAGGTGCTGGTGCATCTAACCAAGATGATGGTGCCAACCGCTTAGCAGACTTGAACCCTAATGATATTGAGTCCATTGAGGTATTGAAAGGACCTTCTGCGGCGGCTATCTATGGTACCCGTGCCAATGCCGGTGTAATCATCATCACTACAAAAAGAGGTTCCTCAGGCAAAACCCAAGTTTCTCTTTCCCAGGATATCGGATTCGCAGAGCCTTTGAGATTGTTAGGAGTGGATAACTGGAGCGAAGAAAAAATCAACTTCTTCTTCCCGGAGGCCAGGAGGCCAATTGAATTGGAAAGGTTCAGGCAGGCAGTTGCCACCAATACTTTTGTAGATTATGAAGATTACTTCTATAACAATAGGGCTATCCTTTCCAACACCAGATTGACCGTCAATGGTGGAAATGACAAGACCAAATTCTTTATCAGTGGTAATATTACCGCTGAAGACGGTACTGTAAGAAATACAGGTTTTGAAAGGTATTCTTTGAGAGCAAATGTGGACCATAAGATTTCTGATGTAATCAGATTGGGTGTTTCTTCCAATTATATCCGAAGCAATACTGACAGAGGTTTTACAGGTAACCAAAATAATACCGGTGCAAGTATTGGTTATAACATCGCTTATGTACCTAACTATTATGACCTGCGAAGGAATGCAGACGGGACTTATCCCATCAACCCTTACTTCTCCGAGAATCCAGTAGCTGTTACCGATCATGGTATCAACAATTCCGTAGTAAACAGATTTATCCAGTCATTTACATTGGATGCGGATATTTATAAATCAGCCAACAGCTTCTTGAGGTTCCAATTGGCCGGTGGTCTGGACTTCTTACAAAATACTACTTTGGTTTATTTGCCAGAATTCCTACAGTTCCAAAGAGGTCAGGCTAACCCTGGTGATGCACTTTGGGGAAAGCAAGAAAGTTTCAATACCAATATTCAAGGTGTTTTGGTCTACAACTGGAACCTTGGAAGGGTAAACATGAACTCCCAAGCTGGTTTAGTGAGATTGGACTTTAAAAACGACGCCTTGTTCAATAGAGGTAGAGGTCTAGCTCCGGGCCAAACTAATTTACAACAAGCAACTGTTCAGCAAATTGACCAGCAGTTCTTCTCAGAAGTACAGGAAGCGGGTATATTCTTACAACAAGAAGCCAACTTTGATGACAAAATCATCGGTACAGTGGGTGTGAGATGGGACAAATCCACTTTGAATGGGGATCCTAATCAGTTTTATGCATTCCCTAGAGCTTCAGTTGCCGTAAACTTGGCAAACTTTGATTTCTGGGGATCCAAGAATACCTTCTCAGCTTTGAAGCCGCGTATCGCTTATGGTGAAACTGCCGGTCCGGTTGCTTTCGGTGCAACCTTCACGCCACTTGGTGGAGCAAATATTGGTGGTCTTTTGGGTTCTGTTGTTTCTACTCAAATCGGTAACACACAAATACTACCTGAAACTGCCACCGAATTGGAATTTGGTATAGATGCCGGTTTCTTTAATAATAAACTGGGCCTGGAAGCAACCTATTACATCAAAAATACGCAGAACAATATCCAAAGTCTTAGCCTTTCCCCATCTACTGGTGTGACTTCTACGCCAAGTAATGAAGCCGAATTGGAGAATAAAGGTATTGAATTGGCCTTGTTTGGTACAGTAATCGATAAGCCTAATTTCAGGTGGAATTCAAGGTTGATGTATTGGCAAAATAGGCTGAACATGAGAAGGTTGGGTATACCTACCTATGTAGCGGGAGGTTTCGGTGCAGCTTTGGGTACCTTCTTGTATGCACAAGGATTCCCCCCTACTACCATTGTAGGAACTCCAGCTGATCCAAATAACCCGGGAGGATTTACCATCTGGGGTAATGCTCAGCCAAAGTTCAATATGTCCATGATCAACAATTTCACCTTTGCTAAGAATTTTGAATTTTCTTTCCTGATGGAATATAGAAAAGGTGGCGATAACATCAACTTGTCACAATTCCTAACTGACGCCGGTGGTACCACCAAGGGCTGGTTTGATGATGACAATGGGGATGGAATACCTAATGGTAGACAAAGACCGCCGGCACCTTTCAATAATGCCGGAAGGTGGGTTCAGGATGCTACCTTCCTGAAAATCAGGGAAATTGGTCTTTATTACTCCATTCCAAAAACTACAATTACCGAAACCTTTGGTAGAAGCGTAGAGAATATAAGAGTTGGAGCTTCTATGAACAATGCCTTCTTATTTACAAACTATCAGGGATATGATCCTGAAACGTCCACCTTTGGTGCGCAGGCAGTGGCTAACAACGTGGATATCACGCCGTATCCTACACCAAGAAGGGTATTCTTCCACATAACTATTGATTTCTAA
- a CDS encoding M20/M25/M40 family metallo-hydrolase: MKKLYLLVVGYSLLFSLSYAQRSVKIDLEEVTDSYFLHGVDILNSLLSIPNDSHYPEQLILNIEWCEANLKERGWLTKRLETSSVPLVLGQKAVPNAKKTVLFYFHIDGQSVDPKQWEQPDPFKPVLKKKNKDGKWEIIPMETLQNDYDPEWRVFARSASDDKGPFAMFLAAWDAMVSKGLMPDYNVKVILDFEEEIGSPNLAAAVTKYKNDLKADMMLIMDGPRHVSNMPTLSFGARGISQITLTTYGPRVDLHSGHYGNYAPNPALRMSQLLASMKDERGRVVIPGFYDGIRLTQAEKDILAMVPDDDEDIMRKIGIGITDNVGETYQESLQYPSLNIRGLSSGSVGNEARTIVPAIAVAEIDVRLVPESDPERLFALIRKHIEDQGYYILDKDPTDEERAKYPKLIKWEGSISYQAFRTPMDSEPGIWLNKAYVRAFGNEPIRNRISGGSLPIAPFVEALDNIPAVTVVTVNFDNNQHGPNENIRIGNFKEGIKTALAIFTEPLSELKIDKK, from the coding sequence ATGAAAAAATTGTACCTATTGGTAGTAGGATATTCCTTACTATTTTCCCTGTCTTATGCACAGCGGAGCGTAAAAATTGACCTGGAAGAGGTTACCGATTCCTACTTTTTGCATGGAGTTGATATTTTAAATTCTTTGCTTTCCATTCCCAATGATTCACATTATCCGGAACAGCTTATCCTTAACATAGAATGGTGTGAAGCCAATTTAAAGGAAAGGGGATGGCTTACCAAAAGACTTGAAACTTCAAGTGTCCCTTTGGTTTTAGGTCAGAAAGCAGTGCCAAACGCCAAAAAAACGGTGCTTTTTTACTTTCATATTGATGGTCAGTCTGTTGATCCAAAGCAATGGGAGCAACCGGACCCATTCAAACCTGTATTAAAGAAAAAAAATAAGGATGGAAAGTGGGAAATCATTCCCATGGAAACCCTTCAAAATGACTATGATCCCGAATGGAGGGTTTTTGCACGTTCCGCTTCAGATGATAAGGGACCTTTTGCCATGTTCCTGGCGGCTTGGGATGCCATGGTTTCAAAAGGTTTGATGCCGGATTACAATGTTAAAGTTATTTTAGATTTTGAAGAAGAAATCGGTTCTCCAAACCTGGCAGCTGCCGTCACCAAATACAAAAACGACCTTAAGGCAGATATGATGCTCATTATGGATGGTCCAAGACATGTGAGCAATATGCCGACTCTTAGCTTTGGTGCCAGGGGTATTTCCCAGATTACCTTGACTACTTACGGGCCACGGGTAGATCTTCATAGTGGTCATTATGGGAATTATGCTCCCAATCCTGCATTGAGGATGTCCCAATTGTTGGCTTCTATGAAAGATGAAAGAGGGAGGGTTGTCATTCCAGGGTTTTATGATGGTATCAGGCTGACCCAGGCTGAGAAAGATATCCTTGCCATGGTTCCGGATGATGATGAAGATATTATGAGGAAGATCGGTATCGGGATTACAGATAATGTTGGTGAAACCTACCAGGAATCTTTGCAATATCCTTCTCTCAATATCAGAGGATTGTCTTCCGGCTCGGTAGGAAATGAGGCAAGGACTATCGTACCGGCTATAGCAGTTGCTGAAATTGATGTCCGCTTGGTTCCTGAATCTGACCCAGAAAGATTATTTGCACTTATCAGAAAGCATATTGAAGATCAGGGTTATTATATTTTGGATAAAGATCCCACTGATGAAGAAAGGGCAAAATATCCCAAACTGATCAAATGGGAAGGAAGTATTTCTTACCAAGCCTTTAGAACCCCAATGGATTCCGAACCAGGGATTTGGCTCAATAAAGCTTATGTTAGGGCATTTGGAAATGAACCTATTCGGAATAGAATCAGTGGAGGTTCTTTACCCATAGCTCCGTTTGTGGAAGCCTTGGACAATATTCCTGCTGTCACTGTGGTGACTGTCAATTTTGACAACAACCAACATGGGCCAAACGAAAATATCAGGATAGGGAATTTCAAGGAAGGTATCAAAACGGCCTTGGCTATTTTTACAGAGCCATTGAGTGAATTGAAAATAGACAAAAAATAA
- a CDS encoding 3-keto-disaccharide hydrolase — MKTNHLTLAFYLEALFGFYLFSCSPQHRQNEIEEIQWEQLFNGQDLDDWIVKIAKHETGENFANTFRVEDGLMKVRYDGYENFDYQYGHIFYKKPFSHYLLKVEYRFVGDQAPGGEGWAFRNSGAMLHGQDPYTMLKDQDFPISIEGQLLGGDGVNERTTNNLCTPGTHVVMNGDLFTPHCVNSSSKTYHGDDWVTAEYLVLGDSIVYHIMEGKAVLTYSLPQIGGGNVSNYDPEIKKDGTPLKGGYISLQSESHPIDFRKVEILDLSKWVNSPEDLDSILWKEGYGAFSSNGK, encoded by the coding sequence ATGAAGACAAATCATTTGACTTTGGCCTTTTATTTAGAAGCGCTTTTTGGATTCTATTTATTTTCCTGTTCGCCCCAGCATAGGCAAAATGAAATAGAGGAAATCCAATGGGAACAATTGTTCAATGGTCAGGACTTGGATGACTGGATTGTAAAAATTGCCAAACATGAGACAGGGGAAAATTTTGCGAATACATTTCGGGTAGAAGATGGCCTGATGAAGGTTCGGTATGATGGCTATGAAAACTTTGATTATCAATATGGGCATATTTTTTACAAAAAGCCTTTTTCGCATTACTTGCTAAAAGTTGAATACCGCTTTGTAGGAGATCAGGCTCCCGGGGGAGAAGGCTGGGCTTTCAGAAATTCAGGAGCCATGCTTCATGGACAAGATCCCTATACCATGCTTAAAGATCAGGATTTTCCTATCTCCATTGAGGGACAGCTTCTTGGAGGGGATGGGGTCAATGAAAGAACAACAAATAACCTTTGTACTCCTGGCACGCATGTAGTCATGAACGGGGATTTGTTTACCCCACATTGTGTCAACTCAAGTTCAAAAACATACCATGGGGATGATTGGGTTACTGCTGAATATTTGGTGTTGGGAGACTCTATTGTTTATCATATCATGGAAGGTAAAGCTGTACTTACCTATTCCCTGCCCCAGATCGGTGGAGGAAATGTTTCCAACTATGACCCTGAAATAAAAAAGGACGGCACTCCACTGAAAGGAGGGTATATCTCCCTTCAAAGTGAAAGCCATCCCATAGATTTTAGAAAGGTGGAAATCCTTGATCTTTCCAAATGGGTTAATTCACCCGAGGATTTGGATTCAATTCTTTGGAAGGAAGGTTATGGGGCTTTTAGTTCCAATGGGAAATAA